A stretch of the Solanum dulcamara chromosome 6, daSolDulc1.2, whole genome shotgun sequence genome encodes the following:
- the LOC129893015 gene encoding putative UPF0481 protein At3g02645 — protein sequence MALDPIVPSNSSARRWTDRISNALKKEVVIDFNLIPPVSVHIPKTLTHHKPQAYTPQLIGMGPYHHLSPDLYQMERYKLAAIKDILQPAQILNFEHLLIDKLIDNDLVICACYNRFMDIDEESLAWIVAIDGLFLLNILRSAYGNNVHDDNNIDDTIFTQDFMMLENQIPFVAMKQIRKFLCLSSPEDREDTELTSIFRRFCEMHSPLPLPKYHRNNAKETRPLHLLDLMYHLILDDHVDFAPVPIQMSSIIIKHDDKDEEDVQDQDTHEDIIHNFETILEVLEPIGPTNVQKLLKSINQVMGNAPWSTISGKEGLRCTFGIVRCSPIHEGISRIKFEQASSTLYLPVITMNAGSEVIIRNLMVYEASMLKSKLEFARYINLMSGTADTTKDVRLLRQAGVIKGDLTDNEIAILFSTMHRSFVRSTGSSNVEIAMEKVNKYYDQRLIVRARRGLKKNIYVSFKFLPVAMSISILLLLIFQTFCSMYGCHNVWGNRD from the exons ATGGCATTGGATCCTATTGTTCCCTCAAATTCAAGCGCCAGGAGATGGACAGACCGCATAAGTAATGCCCTGAAGAAAGAAGTTGTCATTGACTTCAATCTTATCCCTCCCGTTTCTGTCCACATTCCCAAAACACTAACTCACCACAAACCACAAGCCTATACTCCTCAGCTCATTGGCATGGGACCTTATCATCATTTAAGCCCAGATCTATATCAAATGGAAAGGTACAAACTTGCTGCCATAAAGGACATTCTTCAGCCTGCTCAAATCCTCAATTTCGAGCATCTCTTGATCGACAAACTTATAGACAATGACCTTGTTATTTGTGCTTGTTATAACCGGTTCATGGACATAGATGAGGAGTCTTTAGCTTGGATAGTAGCCATAGATGGTCTATTCTTGCTTAACATCCTCCGTTCAGCATATGGAAATAATGTgcatgatgataataatattgATGACACCATTTTCACCCAAGACTTTATGATGCTTGAAAACCAAATCCCCTTTGTTGCCATGAAGCAAATCAGAAAGTTTCTCTGTCTCTCTTCCCCTGAGGATAGAGAAGACACTGAGTTAACTTCCATTTTTAGGCGCTTCTGTGAAATGCATTCCCCACTTCCTTTGCCTAAGTACCATAGAAATAATGCCAAAGAAACTCGGCCTCTTCATTTGCTCGATCTTATGTATCATTTAATCCTCGATGATCATGTAGATTTTGCTCCGGTTCCTATTCAAATGTCGTCTATCATTATCAAACATGATgataaagatgaagaagatgtTCAAGATCAAGATACGCATGAAGACATCATTCACAACTTTGAAACAATCTTGGAG GTGTTGGAGCCTATAGGCCCAACAAACGTGCAAAAACTTCTAAAGTCCATTAACCAGGTCATGGGAAATGCACCATGGTCAACGATTTCCGGTAAGGAAGGTCTCAGATGTACCTTCGGCAT AGTCAGATGCAGCCCCATTCATGAGGGTATCAGTAGGATTAAATTTGAACAAGCTTCTTCAACTTTATATCTTCCTGTGATAACCATGAATGCTGGATCAGAAGTCATAATTAGAAACTTGATGGTCTATGAAGCTTCCATGTTGAAATCCAAGCTCGAATTTGCTAGATACATCAATCTAATGAGTGGGACTGCAGATACTACTAAGGATGTGAGGCTGCTTAGGCAAGCTGGTGTTATCAAAGGGGATTTGACTGATAATGAAATTGCCATTTTGTTCAGTACCATGCATAGGTCATTTGTGAGGTCTACTGGAAGTTCTAATGTGGAGATTGCCATGGAGAAAGTCAACAAGTACTATGACCAGAGGCTAATCGTTAGGGCTCGTAGAGGATTGAAGAAAAACATCTATGTTTCTTTCAAGTTCTTGCCTGTTGCTATGTCAATATCCATTCTCTTGCTGCTAATATTCCAGACATTTTGCTCTATGTATGGCTGCCACAATGTTTGGGGCAATAGAGACTAG